The Pseudomonas fluorescens genome segment GAACTTCGAAAACACCGGCGAAGTGTCCTGGCGATATCTGCAGGAAAGGGCCTGGCAATTGCGTGTCGACATGGACCGGGCGCTCTTTACGCAGTTCAGCCTGTCGGAGGTCAGCGCCACGCGGGCACAGCGCATGCAGATTCTGACGGAATGTCTCGACACCTATGCAAGATATGGCCGGGAAATGAACCAATGGACCGCCAGTTACCCGCAGTACTTTCACATGGAGGAGTTCGAACCGTTGATGGCCGGCGTGGAGGTCATGGCCGAGCAGGCCAGAAAGGCCATCGACCATCCGGTGCCCCCGCGTACTGGCGGGCAAGGCAACAAGAAGATCTTTCGCACCGAAGACGATCAGTGGCTGATCGGTGTGGAGAACTGGGAACTCAGAACCCGCAAGCGGCAATTCGTCCTGAACCACGGCAAGGCCGGGGAGGAAGTCTGGGAACAGACGGGCAATGGCCGGTATCGCCTGCTGACGGTGCAGCCGTCGCAACCGGTTGCGACCCGCCATCTCCCGTCGCTGCTGACCGATGCCCGCAAGCGGCTTGATGGACAACCGGCCTATCAAGCAAAAGTGCAGACCTATGCCGAACGCGACATGCTCCCGGTGGATCTGGAACACATGATGATCAGCGAGGCCGATGACTTGTCGCGCCGCGCCAGAGATATCGAAGCCCTGTCCGCCGAGCATCCGGTGATCGAAGAACTGGACACCATGGCTGCCCGATTGCGCACTCAAGGACGGCAAATGCGCACCCGGCAGACTCTTGCAAGCCGAAAACCCACCGATGGCATGCTCGAAGACCTGCTTCGGCAAAATGCCGTGGAGGTCCGCAAGATTGCGCTGATGAAGCAACTGCGCAATCGCGCCGACGGCCGGCCAGACTACCTGCAGGAATACGAAATTCGCGATTTGAGCATCCAGCCGCCCCGTCTGTTGTGGTATGCACACTTTCACTACAGCAAGGCCAGGCCCCGGTTCGGTGAGTTCGAAAAAGCCCATCTGAAACTGCCGGAGCACCGTGGCAAAACCCATGCTGACGATCAAACGTTGCCGTACGCCGACATCGGCAAGCGGTCGCCAGTGCTGCCCTGGTTCGAAGCGCTTTGAAACGACACAGGGAGCGATTCACCGCTCCCTGTCTCTTGCGTGTTATGCCAACTGACTGCGCAGTTGCCGCGCTGCCGCGACCATATTGACCAGCGCCGCTTCGGTCTCCGGCCAGGCGCGGGTTTTCAGACCGCAATCGGGGTTGACCCACAGACGCTGCGCCGGAATCCGTTTCACCGCCTGGCTCATCAACTTGACCATCTCGGCCGTGTCCGGCACCCGTGGCGAGTGGATATCGTAGACGCCCGGGCCAATGTCATTCGGGTAGTCGAACGCTTCGAAGGCGTCCAGCAGTTCCATGTCCGACCGCGAGGTCTCGATGGTGATGACGTCGGCGTCCATGTCGGCGATCGCCTTGATCACATCGTTGAATTCGCTGTAGCACATGTGGGTGTGAATCTGGGTTTCATCCTTCACCCCCGAAGCCGTCAGGCGGAACGCTTCCACCGCCCAATCAAGGTATTCCTGCCATTGCTCACGACGCAGCGGCAGGCCTTCACGGAACGCCGCCTCGTCGATCTGTACGATCTTGATCCCGGCCTTTTCCAGATCCACCACTTCGTCACGCAGGGCCAGCGCCAGTTGTTGTGCCTGAACCTTGCGCGACACGTCTTCGCGGGGGAACGACCACATCAGCATGGTCACGGGACCGGTCAGCATGCCTTTCATGACCTTGTCGGTCAGGCTCTGGGCGTAGGTGACCCAGTCCACGGTCATGGCGCTCGGACGGGACAGATCGCCATAGATCACCGCCGGTTTCACGCAGCGGGAACCGTAGCTCTGGACCCAGCCGAAGCGCGTGAACAGATAGCCGTCCAGTTGCTCGGCGAAATACTCGACCATGTCGTTGCGCTCGGCTTCACCGTGCACCAGCACATCGAGACCCAGGCGCTCCTGGACTTGCACCGCATGGCGGATTTCACTGCGCATGGCGTCGTGGTAATCGTTGGCCGACAGCTTGCCCTGCTTGAACGCCTGACGGGCCAGGCGGATCGAACCGGTCTGCGGGAACGAGCCGATGGTGGTGGTCGGGAACGTCGGCAATTTCAGACGCGCCTGTTGTGCAGCGATGCGTTGCGCAAACGGCGAATGACGCTGGCTGTCGCTGGCGTTGATCGCCTCGATCCGCGCTTGCACTTCGGCCTTGTGAATGCGCGGCGAACGGGCGCGGCTCTGTTGAATGGCGCGGCTTGCGGCCAGTGCGCTTTGCACGTTCGGCGCTTGCGGGTCGTTCAGCGCATCACGCAACACCGAGATTTCGCTGCACTTCTGCACGGCGAATGCCAGCCAGCTTTTCAGCTCCGGGTCGAGCTTGTCTTCGCGCTCGACATCCACCGGACTGTGCAACAACGAGCAGGAACTGCTGACCCACAGGTTGTCGCCAAAACGCTCCTGCGCCGGTTGCAGTTGTGCCAGCGCCTGCTCCAGTTCGCAGCGCCAGACGTTGCGCCCGTTGACCAGACCGACCGAAAGAATCTTGTAGGTCGGCAGACGATCAAGCACCTGACCGAGCTGATCCGGCGCACGCACCGCGTCGATGTGCAGGCCTTGCACCGGCAGGCCGACGGCCAGGCCGAGGTTGTCCTGCAGGCCACTGAAATAGGTCGCCACCAGTTTTTTCAGCGGCGAGTACTGAAGGATGTGATAGGCGCGTTCGAAGGCGCTTTTCCAGGCTTGCGGCAGGTCGAGGGTCAGGATCGGTTCGTCGATCTGCACCCACTCCACGCCTTGTGCAGCGAGGCGACCGAGGATTTCGTTGTATACCGGCAGCAGACGCTCAAGCAGATCGAGCTTGTCGAAGCCGTTGCCTTTCGCCTTGCCCAGCCACAGGTAAGTCAGCGGGCCGATGATCACCGGTTTGACGTTGTGACCAAGGGCTTTGGCTTCTTCGACTTCATCGAACAGCTGTTCCCAGCTCAGCTTGAACTGTTGGTCGGCGGTGAATTCCGGGACCAGGTAGTGGTAGTTGGTGTCGAACCACTTGGTCAGCTCTTGGGCGTATTGGGTCTTGCCGTGCTCGCCGCCGCAGCAGGACGCCGTGGCGCCACGGGCCATGGCGAACAGCGTGTCGAGGGTCGGCAGGCCCCGCACATCACGCGCACCGTCAAAACGCTCGGGGATCACACCGAAGGTCAGCGAGTGAGTCAGCACCTGGTCGTACCAGGCGAAGTCGCCGACCGGCAACAGGTCGATGCCGGCGTCCTTCTGCAATTGCCAGTGCCTGGCGCGCAGCTCACGGCCGACCTGATTCAGCGACGCCTGATCGAGATCGCCTTTCCAATAGGCTTCGAGGGCTTTTTTCAGTTCGCGGTCGGCGCCAATGCGCGGGAAACCAAGGGTGTGGGCCACGGCCATGTCGAGTGTTCTCCATTGCGTAAAAGATGGCGCCATTGTCGACAGCCAGGACAACATGAGACAAACTCAACCTTTTCGTGTTTATCACAAATTTTCCTCATGGAGACTGCAGTGCTTGAAATCCGTCACCTGAAAACCCTGCATGCCCTGCGCGAAGCCGACAGCCTGGTCGATGCGGCCGACCGTCTGCACCTGACCCAGTCGGCGCTGTCCCACCAGTTCAAGGAGCTGGAAGAGCGCATGGGCATGCCGTTGTTCGTGCGCAAGACCAAACCGGTGCGGTTCACCAGCGCCGGCCTGCGCCTGCTGCAACTGGCCGACGCGACCCTGCCGCTGCTGCGCGCCGCCGAACGTGACATCGGGCGTCTGGCCGGGGGAACCGCCGGACGTCTGCACATGGCCATCGAATGCCATAGCTGCTTCCAGTGGCTGATGCCGACCATCGACCAGTTCCGCGATGCGTGGCCGGAAGTCGAACTCGACCTGGCCTCGGGCTTCTCCTTCGCCCCGCTGCCGGCGCTGGCCCGCGGTGACCTGGATCTGGTGGTGACGTCCGACCCGCTGGAAATCGCCGGCATTACTTACGTGCCGCTGTTCACCTACGAAGCCATGCTGGCGGTCGCCAACCAGCATGCGCTGGCGAGCAAACCGTACATCGTCCCCGAAGACCTGCTGACCGAAACCCTGATCACCTATCCGGTGGAACGGGACCGCCTCGATATTTTCACCCGCTTCCTCGAACCGGCCGACATCGAGCCGGCGCAGGTGCGCACCTCGGAACTGACGGTGATGATGATGCAACTGGTGGCCAGCGGCCGCGGTGTGTGCGGCATGCCGCACTGGGCGCTGCATGAATACAGCTCACGGGGTTACGTAAAGGCCAAGCGGCTGGGTGAGAAAGGTCTGTTTGCGACGTTGTACGCGGCGATCCGCGCCGACATGCTGGACGCGCCGTACATGCGCGATTTCCTGCTGACGGCCAAGGACACCTCGTTCTCGACCCTCGATGGGGTCAGTGCGGTTCGTTGAGGCTGGCGGATGGCACGAAAGGCGCGCACCACATGTGGATCTTGTCGAAGTAGTCCTCGCCGACCCGCACCGCCATCGGTTCGAGGCCGAACTGGATGAAGCCGCAACGCTGGTAAAGCTTGAACGCGGCTTCATTGCCGGCGGTGACAGTCAATTGAATGACCTTCAGCGCCGGATGCTGCTGCGCTTCACCCAGCACGGCTTCCATCAATTTCAACCCCAGCCCGCGCTGGCGAAACTCGGCCGACACATACATGCCGAACACCGTTGCCTTGTGCCGGGCCTTTTCCCGAGGCTCGAACGCCAGGCCGACGATGCCCGCCAAGCGGCCCGCCTCGAACGCGCCAAACACCGCATCGAGCTTGCTGGTCAGGCGCGACTCCCACCAGCTCAGCGGCATTGCTGCGCGTTCGCGCACGCTGGAGGTGAAGGCCTGCGGATGCCGATCGTAAGCCTCCAGCATCAGTTCCCGATAGGCCAGCGCATGACTGGCATCCAGCCTTTCGATCCACATGTTCAAGCTGCCTTGCGCTGCTCAAGCATCAGCCGCAGGGCCAGCCCCCCAAGCACAAAACCCATGAAATAGCGTTGCGCCGCCAGCCAGGACGGATTGTTGACGAACCACGAGGCAATGCCTGCCGCCGACAGGGCAATCAACAGGTTGACGCTGAAGCTGACGCTGATCTGGGTCAGGCCGAGAATGATGCTCTGGCTGAACACCGAGCCATGTTCCGGCGTGATGAACTGCGGAAACACCGAAAGGTAGAACACCGCGATCTTCGGGTTCAGGGCGCTGGTGAGAAAGCCCATGGTGATGAGCTTGCGCGATGAGTCCGCCGGCAATGGCTGCACTTCGAACGGCGAACGGGCACCCGGTTTCACCGCTTGCCAGGCCAGCCACAGCAGGTACAGCGCGCCGGCCCACTTCAAGACTTCATAGGCCATCGGCACCGCGAGAAACACCGCCGTCAGACCGGCCGCCGCCGCGAACAGATGCACGAAGAATCCGGCCACCACGCCGAGCAGCGAAGTCACCCCGGCCTTGCGCCCCTGACAGATCGAACGGGAAATCAGGTAGATCATGTTCGGCCCCGGCGTCAGTACCATCAACAACGCGGCAGCGGCGAAAATCAGCAGGTCTTGAAGCGGGATCATGACGAAGTCCTTTGCACGAATGATCAGGCGATCGCGGTCAGCGAGGCTCGATAAAACGGCAGGATCAGGTCGCGTGTCAATGGGGCGAGAACCACATCACCGTCGGTGGCCGGGTCGATCCAGATCACCTCTTCGATCTCGGCGGCGGGAGAAACGTCGGCGTCGATGGTCAGTTGAAAGATCTCGGCCTGCACGACGAACCCCGGCTCGTTGGCGGCCGGTGCCGAGAACTGGCCGAGAAAGCGCGCCTGCGCCGGATCGATCACCAGCCCCAGTTCTTCTTCCAGCTCGCGGGCCAACGCATGCACCGGCAGTTCATGGGTTTCGATCTTGCCGCCCGGTTGCATGAACGCGGTGGTATCGCGCTTGCGCACCAGCAGGGTCTGGCCGTCGGGGTTGAGCAGCAACGCGGCGGCAATACGAATGATGCGGGGGGAAACAGCGGATACAGGGCTCATGGGGCAGCCACCGGCCTTGAGAAAAACCGCAAGGATCCCATG includes the following:
- a CDS encoding LysE family translocator, with amino-acid sequence MIPLQDLLIFAAAALLMVLTPGPNMIYLISRSICQGRKAGVTSLLGVVAGFFVHLFAAAAGLTAVFLAVPMAYEVLKWAGALYLLWLAWQAVKPGARSPFEVQPLPADSSRKLITMGFLTSALNPKIAVFYLSVFPQFITPEHGSVFSQSIILGLTQISVSFSVNLLIALSAAGIASWFVNNPSWLAAQRYFMGFVLGGLALRLMLEQRKAA
- the metE gene encoding 5-methyltetrahydropteroyltriglutamate--homocysteine S-methyltransferase: MAVAHTLGFPRIGADRELKKALEAYWKGDLDQASLNQVGRELRARHWQLQKDAGIDLLPVGDFAWYDQVLTHSLTFGVIPERFDGARDVRGLPTLDTLFAMARGATASCCGGEHGKTQYAQELTKWFDTNYHYLVPEFTADQQFKLSWEQLFDEVEEAKALGHNVKPVIIGPLTYLWLGKAKGNGFDKLDLLERLLPVYNEILGRLAAQGVEWVQIDEPILTLDLPQAWKSAFERAYHILQYSPLKKLVATYFSGLQDNLGLAVGLPVQGLHIDAVRAPDQLGQVLDRLPTYKILSVGLVNGRNVWRCELEQALAQLQPAQERFGDNLWVSSSCSLLHSPVDVEREDKLDPELKSWLAFAVQKCSEISVLRDALNDPQAPNVQSALAASRAIQQSRARSPRIHKAEVQARIEAINASDSQRHSPFAQRIAAQQARLKLPTFPTTTIGSFPQTGSIRLARQAFKQGKLSANDYHDAMRSEIRHAVQVQERLGLDVLVHGEAERNDMVEYFAEQLDGYLFTRFGWVQSYGSRCVKPAVIYGDLSRPSAMTVDWVTYAQSLTDKVMKGMLTGPVTMLMWSFPREDVSRKVQAQQLALALRDEVVDLEKAGIKIVQIDEAAFREGLPLRREQWQEYLDWAVEAFRLTASGVKDETQIHTHMCYSEFNDVIKAIADMDADVITIETSRSDMELLDAFEAFDYPNDIGPGVYDIHSPRVPDTAEMVKLMSQAVKRIPAQRLWVNPDCGLKTRAWPETEAALVNMVAAARQLRSQLA
- a CDS encoding NUDIX hydrolase translates to MSPVSAVSPRIIRIAAALLLNPDGQTLLVRKRDTTAFMQPGGKIETHELPVHALARELEEELGLVIDPAQARFLGQFSAPAANEPGFVVQAEIFQLTIDADVSPAAEIEEVIWIDPATDGDVVLAPLTRDLILPFYRASLTAIA
- a CDS encoding GNAT family N-acetyltransferase, which gives rise to MWIERLDASHALAYRELMLEAYDRHPQAFTSSVRERAAMPLSWWESRLTSKLDAVFGAFEAGRLAGIVGLAFEPREKARHKATVFGMYVSAEFRQRGLGLKLMEAVLGEAQQHPALKVIQLTVTAGNEAAFKLYQRCGFIQFGLEPMAVRVGEDYFDKIHMWCAPFVPSASLNEPH
- the metR gene encoding transcriptional regulator MetR, which produces MLEIRHLKTLHALREADSLVDAADRLHLTQSALSHQFKELEERMGMPLFVRKTKPVRFTSAGLRLLQLADATLPLLRAAERDIGRLAGGTAGRLHMAIECHSCFQWLMPTIDQFRDAWPEVELDLASGFSFAPLPALARGDLDLVVTSDPLEIAGITYVPLFTYEAMLAVANQHALASKPYIVPEDLLTETLITYPVERDRLDIFTRFLEPADIEPAQVRTSELTVMMMQLVASGRGVCGMPHWALHEYSSRGYVKAKRLGEKGLFATLYAAIRADMLDAPYMRDFLLTAKDTSFSTLDGVSAVR